One part of the Bacillus sp. FJAT-45350 genome encodes these proteins:
- a CDS encoding twin-arginine translocase TatA/TatE family subunit, producing the protein MNIGPGSLLLIAIVALIIFGPKKLPELGRAAGNTLREFKKATKGMMDDDDKKKNNEDKN; encoded by the coding sequence ATGAACATAGGACCTGGGAGCCTATTGTTAATAGCAATTGTAGCGCTAATTATATTTGGACCAAAAAAGTTACCTGAGCTAGGAAGAGCAGCAGGGAATACTTTAAGAGAATTTAAAAAGGCAACTAAAGGTATGATGGACGACGATGATAAAAAGAAAAATAATGAAGATAAGAATTAG
- a CDS encoding redox-sensing transcriptional repressor Rex produces the protein MNIEQNKIPQATAKRLPLYYRFLENLHASGKQRVSSSELSEAVKVDSATIRRDFSYFGALGKKGYGYNVNYLLSFFRKTLDQDEITKVALIGVGNLGTAFLNYNFAKNNNTQIVMAFDVSEDKIGEDIGGVKIYNLDNLEECLDEEVTVAILTVPVAAAQKIADRLVKAGIKGILNFTPARLTVPSNVRVHHIDLSVELQALSYFLKHYPL, from the coding sequence ATGAATATCGAGCAAAATAAGATACCACAAGCAACGGCAAAACGATTGCCCTTGTATTATCGCTTTTTAGAAAACCTGCACGCCTCAGGGAAACAACGTGTATCGTCATCAGAATTAAGTGAAGCTGTTAAAGTAGATTCCGCTACAATTCGAAGAGACTTTTCTTATTTCGGAGCGCTAGGGAAGAAGGGGTATGGCTATAATGTTAATTATCTCCTATCTTTTTTTAGAAAGACACTTGATCAAGATGAAATTACAAAAGTAGCCCTCATTGGTGTAGGGAATTTAGGAACGGCGTTTTTAAATTATAACTTTGCAAAAAATAACAACACACAAATTGTGATGGCTTTTGATGTGTCTGAGGATAAAATCGGTGAGGATATAGGCGGAGTTAAAATATATAATCTCGATAATCTAGAAGAATGCTTAGATGAAGAGGTAACGGTGGCAATTCTTACTGTGCCAGTAGCTGCAGCACAAAAAATTGCGGACCGACTAGTGAAGGCAGGGATTAAAGGAATTCTTAACTTTACACCAGCTCGATTAACAGTACCTTCAAATGTTAGAGTTCATCATATTGATTTATCAGTTGAATTACAGGCATTGAGTTATTTCTTGAAACATTACCCTCTCTAA
- a CDS encoding ABC-F family ATP-binding cassette domain-containing protein: MILLQCVNLTKSFGAEPILSNIKLEIQSRERVALVGRNGAGKSTLLKIISGQTSYDSGEIVTPKGIKQGYLAQDTGLESSLSIWDEMLTVFEPLKKMEKQLRRLEEQMANPDTLADETAYSKLLNEYDKLQITFKDQGGYQYEADIRSILSGLNFGSFDYSTKVSTLSGGQKTRLALGKLLLTKPELLILDEPTNHLDIETLTWLEQYLSNYDGAVLIVSHDRYFLDKIVTIVYDLSRTKATKYHGNYSAYLEENAKRYEMELKQFEKQQGEVAKLEDFIQRNIARASTTKRAQSRRKQLERMDLLDRPSGDSKSASFSFQISKQTGNDVLKVDHASIGYDGQPVCSNITFEVKKGESVALIGPNGIGKSTLLKAITKQHPFLDGDARLGSNVMIGYYDQEQANLNTRKTVLQELWDEYPLTPEKEIRTVLGNFLFSGDDVLKTVYDLSGGEKARLALAKLMMQKANFLIFDEPTNHLDIDSKEVLESALIDYPGTLLFVSHDRYFLNRIATRIIELSSTSMTNYLGDYDYYVEKKEETKQLAELQNEGEADRNSTEKEKSDKVGFQLDKEAKRKERQRIRRIEEIEQKIEQLETSISENEEILCDPDVFQDHEKTLSIQGQIDEATSELENLMEEWETLQLEE, translated from the coding sequence ATGATTTTATTACAATGTGTAAACCTAACAAAATCATTTGGTGCTGAACCAATTTTATCAAATATCAAATTAGAAATACAGTCAAGGGAACGAGTTGCTCTTGTAGGTAGAAATGGTGCTGGTAAATCAACTCTATTAAAAATTATTTCTGGACAAACTTCATATGATTCAGGAGAAATTGTTACACCTAAAGGAATTAAGCAAGGTTATCTAGCACAGGATACAGGACTTGAATCGTCTCTCTCTATATGGGATGAGATGCTTACTGTGTTTGAACCACTAAAGAAAATGGAGAAGCAACTCAGACGATTAGAAGAACAAATGGCAAATCCGGATACCTTAGCTGATGAAACAGCATATAGCAAATTACTTAACGAGTATGACAAGCTACAGATTACCTTCAAAGACCAAGGTGGATATCAATACGAAGCAGATATCCGCAGCATATTATCTGGTTTAAACTTCGGCTCATTTGATTACTCTACAAAAGTTTCTACTCTAAGCGGAGGACAGAAAACTCGTTTAGCTTTAGGTAAGCTTTTACTGACAAAGCCCGAACTGTTAATACTTGATGAGCCAACCAACCATTTAGACATTGAAACGTTAACATGGCTTGAACAATATTTATCTAATTATGACGGGGCCGTACTTATTGTCTCACATGACCGCTATTTCCTTGATAAAATTGTCACGATTGTGTATGACCTATCAAGAACAAAGGCAACAAAATACCACGGTAACTACAGTGCTTATTTAGAAGAAAATGCAAAACGCTATGAAATGGAGCTAAAGCAATTCGAGAAACAGCAAGGTGAAGTCGCTAAGCTTGAAGATTTCATTCAGCGAAACATTGCAAGAGCCTCTACTACGAAACGTGCACAAAGTCGTAGAAAGCAATTAGAACGAATGGATTTACTAGATAGACCATCTGGAGACAGTAAATCAGCTTCCTTCTCCTTTCAAATCTCAAAACAAACAGGTAATGATGTATTGAAAGTTGACCATGCTTCTATTGGATACGATGGACAGCCTGTATGCTCGAACATCACCTTTGAAGTAAAAAAAGGCGAAAGTGTCGCGCTCATTGGTCCTAATGGTATCGGAAAATCAACTTTACTTAAGGCAATTACCAAGCAACATCCATTCTTAGATGGTGACGCTCGATTAGGTAGTAATGTCATGATAGGATACTACGACCAGGAACAAGCGAATCTAAATACAAGAAAAACAGTTTTACAAGAATTATGGGATGAATATCCACTAACTCCAGAAAAAGAGATTCGCACCGTTCTCGGCAATTTTCTCTTTAGTGGTGACGATGTGTTAAAGACAGTTTATGATTTAAGTGGTGGCGAAAAGGCTAGATTGGCACTAGCAAAGTTAATGATGCAAAAGGCAAACTTCCTTATATTTGATGAGCCAACAAACCATCTTGATATTGATAGTAAGGAAGTATTAGAATCAGCATTAATCGATTATCCTGGTACATTGCTTTTCGTCTCACATGACCGTTACTTTTTAAACAGAATTGCGACTCGAATTATCGAGCTCTCTTCCACTAGTATGACAAACTACCTTGGAGACTATGATTACTATGTTGAGAAGAAAGAAGAAACTAAGCAGTTAGCTGAGTTACAGAATGAAGGAGAAGCTGATCGCAATTCAACAGAAAAAGAAAAATCTGATAAAGTTGGGTTTCAACTTGATAAAGAAGCAAAACGTAAAGAACGACAACGGATACGACGAATTGAAGAAATTGAACAAAAGATCGAACAACTAGAGACAAGTATTAGTGAAAACGAAGAAATATTGTGTGACCCTGATGTGTTTCAGGATCACGAAAAAACCCTCTCAATCCAAGGGCAGATTGACGAGGCAACTAGTGAACTAGAGAATTTAATGGAAGAATGGGAAACACTACAACTTGAAGAATAG
- the tatC gene encoding twin-arginine translocase subunit TatC: MKQNDMSLYDHIGELRKRIIIVLVFFVFAMIGGFFLAGPMITYLQSAPEAQNLPMNAFKLTDPLKVYMTFAFFSAILLVSPVILYQFWAFISPGLHHTERRVTLSYIPLAFGLFLLGISFSYFIIFPFLIQFMGTLAEQLNITEQYGINEYFSFLFQLTIPFGFLFQLPVIIMFLTRLGIVTPELLSRIRKFAYFILLVIAGFITPPEIVSHLMVTVPLLLLYEVSIWVSKITYHKVLKAEAQRQKDLEEQERIEREQQNNADSK, translated from the coding sequence ATGAAGCAAAATGATATGTCCCTTTATGATCATATTGGTGAATTAAGAAAGAGAATAATCATCGTGCTTGTCTTTTTTGTATTTGCGATGATAGGTGGTTTCTTTCTGGCAGGACCAATGATTACGTATTTACAGAGCGCACCAGAAGCTCAGAATCTGCCGATGAATGCTTTTAAATTGACAGACCCTTTAAAGGTCTATATGACTTTTGCATTTTTTAGTGCAATATTACTTGTTTCTCCTGTTATTTTGTATCAGTTTTGGGCTTTTATTAGTCCAGGACTTCACCATACAGAGAGAAGGGTAACGTTATCTTATATTCCATTAGCATTTGGATTGTTTCTATTAGGGATTTCTTTTTCGTATTTTATTATTTTCCCTTTTTTGATACAGTTTATGGGAACACTGGCTGAACAGTTAAATATCACTGAGCAATACGGTATTAATGAGTACTTTTCATTCTTGTTTCAATTAACAATTCCATTTGGATTTCTATTTCAACTTCCTGTTATTATCATGTTTTTAACGCGGCTTGGGATTGTTACTCCAGAATTATTATCAAGAATTAGAAAATTTGCTTATTTTATTTTGTTAGTGATAGCTGGCTTTATTACTCCTCCAGAGATAGTCTCGCATTTAATGGTAACGGTGCCTTTGTTACTATTATATGAGGTAAGTATATGGGTATCGAAAATAACCTATCACAAAGTGTTGAAGGCGGAAGCGCAGCGACAAAAGGATTTAGAAGAGCAAGAGCGTATTGAACGAGAGCAGCAAAATAATGCAGATAGTAAATAG